A single region of the Austwickia chelonae genome encodes:
- a CDS encoding metallophosphoesterase has translation MRLRTLSLAAATACALSIPTTFAAAQETALSVVRTGPNASPAGHSAPDGAFRDPATYDLAIAHITDTQYLTRCANGSGILPSIRERCQDIYEGMNQWIVDNAGHRKIAYTAHTGDLIDSYTLRTKGLARGEFARASEAQRILDDAGMPNGVLPGNHDNLRGKDASVYNEFFGPDRYTKASAKAAQPYYQGPWKPGDNSNHVDEFHAGGVDFAVVHLGYQVTEEEAAWANQQIAARPGHNVIVATHAYLKPGPAPDGEGAALSTDGARVRSQVVDPNPNVFLVISGHEHGVGRNIRQGVGPSGRQVVELMADYQAYNAGSDGNGHAGFIRMLQLDVRHGEMTVDTYSPSLNSFRSRDYDTKPGRHYDGNEDEFTVPVHFLRPVTAR, from the coding sequence ATGCGCCTTCGCACACTCTCCCTGGCCGCAGCCACTGCCTGCGCCCTCTCGATCCCGACCACCTTCGCCGCCGCTCAGGAGACGGCCCTCAGCGTCGTCCGCACCGGGCCGAACGCCTCACCGGCCGGGCACTCAGCCCCGGACGGGGCTTTCCGCGACCCCGCCACCTACGACCTGGCCATCGCCCACATCACCGACACCCAATACCTGACCCGTTGCGCCAACGGCAGCGGCATCCTGCCCTCGATCCGCGAACGCTGCCAGGACATCTACGAAGGCATGAACCAGTGGATCGTCGACAACGCCGGACACCGCAAGATCGCCTACACCGCGCACACCGGCGACCTCATCGACAGCTACACCCTGCGCACCAAAGGCCTGGCCCGCGGTGAATTCGCCCGAGCCTCCGAAGCTCAGCGCATCCTCGACGACGCCGGGATGCCCAATGGCGTCCTCCCCGGCAACCACGACAACCTCCGCGGGAAAGACGCCTCGGTCTACAACGAGTTCTTCGGCCCCGACCGCTATACCAAAGCCAGCGCCAAAGCCGCCCAACCGTACTACCAAGGACCCTGGAAACCCGGCGACAACAGCAACCACGTCGACGAATTCCACGCCGGAGGAGTCGACTTCGCCGTAGTCCACCTGGGCTACCAGGTGACTGAGGAAGAAGCGGCCTGGGCGAACCAGCAGATCGCGGCCCGCCCCGGACACAACGTGATCGTCGCGACCCACGCCTACCTGAAACCCGGCCCAGCCCCGGACGGCGAAGGCGCCGCACTCTCCACTGACGGGGCACGAGTTCGCTCCCAGGTGGTCGACCCGAACCCGAACGTCTTCCTGGTCATCTCCGGGCACGAACACGGAGTGGGCCGGAACATCCGTCAGGGCGTCGGGCCCTCCGGACGGCAGGTCGTCGAGCTGATGGCCGACTACCAGGCCTATAACGCAGGCTCCGACGGCAATGGGCACGCCGGATTCATCCGCATGCTCCAACTCGACGTACGCCACGGAGAGATGACCGTCGACACCTACTCGCCGTCGCTGAACTCCTTCCGCAGCCGCGACTACGACACGAAGCCCGGGCGTCACTACGACGGCAACGAGGACGAATTCACGGTTCCGGTGCACTTCCTGCGGCCTGTCACCGCACGCTGA